A DNA window from Turicibacter sp. TJ11 contains the following coding sequences:
- a CDS encoding helicase-related protein — protein MKVKKNRKDNREFKQLKEQLIGIRQVIKHTKIGNLWTHEASVRKKLKQLHQMQGSSIKGYEDLVIDYRELLDDISRRLLEDYNEKNETQFEFDDIVDQFEVEYLASGILTALVSSHIPTLMADAFQTHFPQNPKDEYQEARAIKRKVYLHLGQTNTGKTYQAIQRLKQSTSGVYLAPLRILALEIFERLNEEGVPCHLLTGEEEVLIEGATHQSSTIEKLNLNQTYEVAVIDEIQMIDDSQRGAAWTRALLGLRCQEIHLCGALNSKEVLMDILKDCEDDFEVIEYVRQVPLEIVKEPFKLSEAQVGDAFILFSKRKVLELAKFYRESGIRASVIYGDLPPEVRKMQYHDFTGHENIILVSTDAIGMGVNLPIQRIIFMNLQKFDGEEERWLTSQEVKQIAGRAGRKGLYEVGYVCSYGKGYSFLKEKIEMDDPLIEEAVIGPSEAILKIEGLPLKEKLALWSTTPIQVPWYRKMDIRDYILILDKIRRYQLSEHEQWRIMKLPIDVHNEEIVAMLLSYVEQYFIQEVDELPKPAIKEESLKALETYYQKVNLYYSFCKNFDIPFDLDWVYEKRNDISEQINERLIKGHY, from the coding sequence ATGAAAGTGAAAAAAAACCGTAAAGATAATCGAGAGTTTAAGCAGCTAAAAGAGCAATTAATAGGCATCAGACAAGTGATTAAACATACGAAAATCGGTAATCTTTGGACGCACGAAGCATCTGTTAGAAAAAAGTTAAAGCAATTACATCAGATGCAAGGAAGTTCGATTAAAGGTTATGAAGATTTAGTGATAGACTATCGGGAACTATTAGATGACATCTCACGGCGATTATTAGAAGACTATAATGAAAAAAATGAAACACAATTTGAATTTGACGATATCGTTGATCAATTTGAAGTGGAGTATTTAGCCTCTGGGATTTTAACGGCCTTAGTTAGTAGTCATATCCCAACACTAATGGCAGATGCCTTTCAAACTCATTTTCCTCAAAATCCTAAAGATGAGTATCAAGAGGCAAGAGCGATTAAACGAAAAGTTTATCTTCATTTAGGACAGACGAATACAGGAAAAACGTATCAGGCTATTCAACGATTAAAACAAAGCACAAGTGGTGTCTATTTAGCACCGTTAAGAATTTTAGCGTTAGAGATTTTCGAACGTTTAAATGAAGAAGGCGTACCGTGTCATTTGTTAACGGGTGAAGAGGAAGTGCTCATTGAAGGTGCCACTCATCAAAGTTCAACGATTGAGAAGCTAAACCTTAATCAAACGTATGAAGTGGCAGTCATTGATGAAATACAAATGATTGATGATTCTCAACGTGGAGCAGCTTGGACACGAGCCTTGCTTGGTCTAAGATGCCAAGAAATTCATTTGTGTGGCGCACTTAATTCAAAAGAAGTACTGATGGATATTTTAAAAGATTGTGAAGATGATTTTGAGGTGATCGAATACGTTCGTCAGGTGCCTCTTGAAATCGTTAAGGAGCCCTTTAAATTAAGTGAAGCTCAAGTTGGAGATGCGTTTATTCTTTTTTCTAAACGAAAAGTGTTAGAATTAGCAAAGTTTTATCGTGAAAGTGGTATTCGAGCCAGTGTGATTTATGGTGACCTACCCCCAGAAGTACGAAAGATGCAGTATCATGACTTTACTGGGCATGAAAATATCATTTTAGTGTCAACGGATGCCATTGGAATGGGAGTGAACTTACCCATTCAACGAATCATTTTTATGAATCTTCAAAAGTTTGATGGTGAAGAGGAACGTTGGTTGACTTCTCAAGAAGTTAAACAAATTGCAGGACGTGCCGGTAGAAAAGGACTTTATGAAGTCGGATATGTTTGTAGTTATGGAAAAGGTTATTCGTTTCTAAAGGAGAAAATAGAGATGGATGATCCGTTAATTGAAGAAGCCGTCATCGGACCAAGTGAAGCTATTTTAAAGATTGAAGGACTGCCACTAAAAGAAAAGTTGGCGCTTTGGAGCACCACGCCTATACAAGTTCCATGGTATCGTAAAATGGATATTAGAGACTATATTTTAATTTTAGATAAGATTAGGCGATATCAACTTAGTGAACATGAACAGTGGCGTATTATGAAACTTCCAATTGACGTACATAACGAGGAAATTGTGGCAATGTTACTAAGCTATGTGGAGCAATATTTTATTCAAGAGGTGGATGAATTACCTAAACCAGCTATTAAAGAAGAAAGTTTAAAAGCCCTTGAAACATATTATCAAAAAGTTAATTTATATTATTCGTTCTGTAAAAATTTTGACATTCCTTTTGATTTAGACTGGGTGTATGAAAAACGAAATGATATCAGTGAACAAATTAATGAACGATTAATTAAAGGTCATTATTAA
- a CDS encoding SH3 domain-containing protein: MKLRADKSVFAEVLSMIPSHTKFEVIEADGLWLKVIYDEQMGYVFKQAVSVSESINQGCASVQSFA, encoded by the coding sequence TTGAAATTACGAGCTGATAAGTCAGTATTTGCTGAAGTTTTAAGTATGATTCCATCTCATACGAAATTTGAGGTGATTGAAGCTGATGGCTTGTGGTTAAAGGTGATTTATGATGAACAAATGGGCTACGTCTTTAAACAGGCTGTTTCAGTGAGTGAATCTATCAATCAAGGTTGTGCATCTGTTCAGTCATTCGCATGA
- a CDS encoding transposase has product MNYSIDYGRPAYSPEVMFKLLFLKMLYNLSDERVIQEAQVNMAYKYFLNLDPEDPLMHPSSLTKFRKLRLNQEEILEELLHEVVSQAIEKGFIQSRTLIMDATHTRSQYAVKTPIKILREVSKTMRKQLYRYAPELKGLVPPKLPSTASLEEEITDTQELIQFSSQSSRQNINIQKATEKALNLLKNETYQTILSLSDPEAKMGYKSKTEAFAGYKSHVAITEERLITAIEVTTGEVMESI; this is encoded by the coding sequence GTGAACTATTCGATTGATTACGGAAGACCTGCCTACTCTCCTGAAGTCATGTTTAAGTTATTATTCCTTAAAATGCTTTACAATCTGTCGGATGAGCGTGTGATTCAAGAGGCTCAAGTCAATATGGCTTATAAATACTTTTTGAATTTAGACCCCGAAGATCCACTCATGCATCCCTCTTCATTAACTAAATTCAGAAAGTTAAGATTGAATCAAGAAGAAATTTTAGAGGAATTACTTCATGAAGTGGTGAGTCAGGCCATCGAAAAGGGATTCATTCAATCAAGGACACTGATCATGGATGCCACCCATACAAGAAGCCAATATGCCGTTAAAACACCGATTAAAATCTTAAGAGAAGTTTCTAAAACGATGCGCAAGCAGCTCTATCGTTATGCACCTGAACTCAAAGGCTTAGTTCCTCCTAAATTACCTTCGACAGCTTCACTTGAAGAAGAAATCACTGATACGCAGGAATTGATTCAGTTTTCAAGTCAATCTAGCCGTCAAAATATCAACATCCAAAAGGCGACAGAAAAGGCTTTAAATCTATTAAAAAATGAAACCTATCAAACGATTCTCTCTCTTTCAGATCCAGAAGCTAAAATGGGGTATAAGTCTAAAACTGAGGCGTTTGCCGGATATAAATCACATGTTGCCATCACTGAGGAGCGTCTCATTACGGCAATTGAAGTGACAACGGGTGAAGTTATGGAAAGTATTTAG
- a CDS encoding SH3 domain-containing protein, protein MSKEEVRETNDKYTIVHLDLRKEPSKIAKILTVIPPYSRFEVLDTDDEWLEVSYKEQVGYVSKDAVSKTQVTTNQVHLRAQPKKDSKSMKVIKKHQEVEWVGQEGFWSQVFYQGKLGYIFSQYLTDDGQKINADQLTLFYYDMAKYVNDHKIKSVTPYLLTTDLRSKQTYVFESTKGTWNLLYKWPSTIGAAATPTITGTFQISGRKPSFGTDQYQVKYATRIKNGYYYHSVLYDPTGMKVTDDRLNEALSHGCIRLAPEHAKWVYDNILDETTVIIH, encoded by the coding sequence ATGAGTAAAGAAGAGGTTAGAGAAACGAATGATAAGTATACGATTGTTCATTTGGATTTAAGAAAAGAGCCTTCTAAAATAGCAAAAATTTTAACAGTGATTCCACCTTATTCACGATTTGAAGTGCTAGATACGGATGATGAATGGTTAGAAGTTTCTTATAAAGAACAAGTCGGTTATGTGTCTAAAGATGCGGTGTCAAAAACTCAAGTAACGACGAATCAAGTTCATTTACGCGCTCAGCCAAAAAAAGATTCAAAGTCAATGAAAGTAATTAAAAAGCATCAAGAAGTTGAATGGGTGGGGCAAGAAGGATTTTGGAGTCAAGTTTTTTATCAAGGCAAGCTTGGTTATATTTTTAGTCAATATTTAACTGATGACGGGCAAAAGATAAATGCGGATCAACTCACGTTATTTTACTATGATATGGCTAAATACGTGAACGACCATAAAATAAAGAGTGTGACGCCTTATTTATTAACTACCGATTTAAGATCAAAACAAACGTATGTGTTTGAAAGCACAAAGGGAACATGGAATTTACTTTACAAGTGGCCAAGTACAATTGGAGCAGCTGCAACTCCTACGATTACAGGAACCTTTCAAATTAGTGGACGAAAGCCATCGTTTGGAACGGATCAATATCAAGTCAAATACGCCACCCGCATAAAAAATGGCTATTACTATCATTCTGTTTTGTATGATCCAACAGGAATGAAAGTGACGGATGATCGATTAAATGAAGCACTTAGTCATGGTTGTATCCGATTAGCACCTGAACATGCGAAGTGGGTTTATGACAACATTTTAGATGAAACGACAGTTATTATTCATTAA
- a CDS encoding DUF3793 family protein — protein MIPYMIKHCAPALARIKVANLFSYPYLSEYQLQQELVEVNQILDQVHFVAQVLKHGQKRALVYVYEKKQLEKRLNQLEIKTFLENIGYQMNSVEVCLSHLKDRLMSNETFPHEIGFFLGYPYEDVVGFIEHEGKAYLYKGYWKVYSHLEETKELFELYSRYKEDYSLKYEQGQTFERLLLASHESR, from the coding sequence ATGATTCCTTATATGATAAAACATTGTGCTCCCGCACTTGCTCGCATCAAAGTCGCAAATTTATTTAGTTACCCTTATCTTTCAGAGTATCAATTACAACAGGAGTTAGTAGAAGTTAATCAAATCCTTGATCAAGTGCATTTTGTGGCTCAAGTATTAAAACATGGTCAAAAAAGGGCGCTCGTTTATGTTTATGAAAAGAAACAGTTAGAAAAACGATTAAATCAACTTGAAATTAAAACTTTTTTAGAAAACATCGGCTATCAAATGAACAGTGTGGAAGTCTGTTTATCCCATCTTAAAGATCGTTTAATGAGCAATGAGACATTTCCACACGAAATTGGCTTCTTTTTGGGCTATCCTTATGAAGATGTCGTTGGCTTTATTGAGCATGAAGGAAAGGCGTATCTTTATAAAGGATATTGGAAAGTTTATTCACATTTAGAAGAGACAAAAGAGCTATTTGAATTATATTCAAGATATAAAGAGGATTATAGTTTAAAGTATGAACAGGGTCAAACGTTTGAAAGGTTACTATTAGCTAGCCATGAATCGAGATAA
- a CDS encoding glycoside hydrolase family 32 protein: MNIILNKAREYEMNHEGAIKLQKPDFHLASRVGWMNDPNGFSVYNNEYHMFYQYHPYSASWGPMHWGHAKSKDLINWEYLPTALAPDQEYDQFGCFSGSAVTLDDGKHLLMYTGVKKVKLPNGEETDIQTQCIAIGDGVNYKKHPNNPVITADMLPEGCSKVDFRDPKIWRKEDGSYLCVVGNRPADGSGQVVLFSSKNAIDWKYEDILSYNGNRLGKMWECPDFFELNEKGVLLISPQDVLPQGYEYGGGNVTACLIGDFDNENNIFKEEINHAIDYGLDFYAPQSVLTESQRRIMVGWMANWDTNGLQNPGREWFGQMSIPRELHVINNRLIQNPVKEIENYRKNKVEYKDVTFKGNKTFEAVKGRRIDLEVILKPSINCDEFSIKLAQNEVCYTEIKYDVKKSLLTMDRKFSGCRRAVLNEKSAIVPLKDGLLKLRLILDKQSIETFINDGDKAMTMLIFTDLNAEGISFFSDEEITLNLVKYDLVK; this comes from the coding sequence CCATATGTTCTATCAATATCACCCATATAGTGCTTCATGGGGACCGATGCATTGGGGACATGCTAAAAGTAAAGATTTGATTAATTGGGAGTATCTGCCTACGGCGTTAGCACCTGATCAAGAGTATGATCAATTTGGATGTTTTTCTGGAAGTGCTGTAACGTTAGATGATGGTAAGCACCTACTTATGTATACAGGTGTGAAAAAAGTAAAACTTCCAAATGGTGAGGAAACCGATATTCAAACACAATGTATTGCCATTGGAGATGGTGTTAATTACAAAAAACATCCAAATAATCCAGTTATCACAGCAGATATGCTACCTGAAGGATGTAGTAAAGTAGATTTTAGAGATCCTAAGATATGGAGAAAAGAAGATGGTAGCTATTTATGCGTAGTAGGAAATAGACCAGCAGATGGTAGTGGACAAGTTGTTCTATTTAGTAGTAAAAACGCAATTGATTGGAAATATGAAGATATTTTATCTTATAATGGAAATAGGCTAGGGAAAATGTGGGAGTGTCCTGATTTCTTTGAGTTGAATGAAAAAGGTGTATTATTAATTAGCCCACAAGATGTTTTACCACAAGGATATGAATATGGAGGTGGGAATGTAACGGCTTGCTTAATCGGTGATTTTGATAATGAGAACAATATCTTTAAAGAAGAAATTAATCATGCAATTGATTATGGGTTAGATTTCTACGCTCCACAATCTGTTCTTACTGAGAGTCAAAGACGGATTATGGTAGGATGGATGGCAAATTGGGACACAAATGGTTTACAAAATCCAGGTAGAGAATGGTTTGGACAAATGAGTATACCAAGAGAACTACACGTTATAAATAATCGATTAATTCAAAACCCAGTTAAAGAAATTGAAAATTACCGAAAAAATAAGGTTGAATACAAAGATGTTACATTCAAAGGTAATAAAACATTTGAGGCTGTTAAAGGACGAAGAATTGATTTAGAAGTTATCCTTAAACCAAGTATCAACTGTGATGAATTTTCAATTAAACTCGCACAAAATGAAGTATGCTATACTGAAATTAAATACGATGTGAAAAAATCCTTATTAACAATGGATAGAAAATTTTCGGGTTGTAGAAGAGCTGTTTTGAATGAAAAAAGTGCAATAGTACCATTAAAAGATGGTTTGTTAAAACTAAGGCTCATTTTAGATAAACAAAGTATTGAGACATTTATTAATGATGGTGATAAAGCAATGACTATGTTAATCTTTACTGATTTAAATGCTGAGGGAATTTCATTTTTTAGCGATGAAGAGATAACGCTAAATCTTGTAAAATATGATTTAGTGAAATAA
- a CDS encoding CarD family transcriptional regulator: MFKINDYIMYGTTGVCQVMDIKSEQFLMDEPQDYYVLNPIYTEHTTIMIPVESQKVSARRLHSKEDVKNFIEQILSNELFWIDDVRERNLVFRSMVNKMDCESLITLIRSIYHHKKEGSSMKKINKNDEDVMSLAKKLLNEEFSMILGIEPEEVSDYILERVAQ, from the coding sequence ATGTTTAAAATAAATGATTATATTATGTATGGAACAACAGGTGTTTGTCAAGTAATGGATATTAAAAGTGAACAGTTTTTAATGGATGAGCCTCAAGATTATTATGTTTTAAATCCCATCTATACGGAACATACGACGATCATGATTCCTGTGGAATCACAAAAAGTCAGTGCAAGAAGATTACATTCAAAAGAAGACGTGAAAAACTTTATTGAACAAATCTTATCTAATGAGCTTTTTTGGATCGATGATGTTCGCGAAAGAAATCTTGTCTTTCGTTCGATGGTTAACAAAATGGACTGTGAATCATTAATTACGTTAATAAGAAGTATTTATCATCATAAAAAAGAAGGATCTTCAATGAAAAAAATCAATAAAAATGATGAAGATGTCATGAGTTTAGCAAAAAAATTATTAAATGAAGAATTTTCGATGATTTTAGGGATTGAACCAGAAGAAGTCAGTGATTATATTTTAGAACGCGTTGCTCAATAA
- a CDS encoding DUF2752 domain-containing protein, with protein MKRFRYYRFIFYLFLAIVMYQIPLEWIESRRLCIWYHLFQVDCFGCGFTRAFFSLVNGQFEKAFFYHKLVIVVPVVLAIIGQDFWMILSRSKKQSWLEVVFTQMISRLYPNLRVKHI; from the coding sequence ATGAAGCGATTTAGATATTATCGATTTATTTTTTATTTATTCCTAGCTATCGTTATGTATCAGATACCTTTAGAGTGGATTGAAAGTCGTCGTCTTTGTATATGGTATCATCTCTTTCAAGTTGATTGTTTTGGATGTGGATTTACCCGTGCATTTTTTTCTTTAGTGAATGGTCAATTTGAAAAAGCATTTTTTTATCATAAACTGGTCATCGTTGTTCCAGTCGTCTTGGCGATCATTGGTCAAGATTTTTGGATGATTTTGAGCCGTTCAAAGAAACAAAGTTGGTTAGAAGTTGTATTCACTCAAATGATTTCACGGCTATATCCTAATTTAAGGGTAAAACATATTTAA
- a CDS encoding biotin transporter BioY, with protein MKTKELTKIAICITLLCISAYLSFPLPFTPTMVTAQTIMINVISLVLLPTQAFLTVLLYLFIGLLGFPVFSGGMGGVGKLLGPTGGFIFAFLIAAPVMSWLRLKMGNDFKQVLVITTFVGMPIIYLVGTLWMTWLMQLSVVQAFKVAVLPFLVGDGLKCLIASLLVLKLEQISPRSIRLA; from the coding sequence ATGAAAACAAAAGAATTAACGAAGATAGCCATTTGTATTACATTATTATGTATATCCGCCTATTTGTCATTTCCGTTACCCTTTACCCCCACGATGGTAACCGCTCAAACGATTATGATTAATGTGATTTCCCTTGTATTACTTCCTACCCAGGCATTTTTAACGGTGTTATTATATCTTTTCATTGGATTACTTGGATTTCCTGTTTTTTCAGGAGGGATGGGAGGAGTTGGCAAGCTCTTAGGTCCAACGGGTGGATTTATTTTTGCTTTTTTAATAGCAGCGCCAGTGATGAGTTGGCTTCGATTAAAAATGGGAAATGATTTTAAGCAGGTATTGGTCATTACAACGTTCGTAGGGATGCCGATCATTTATTTAGTGGGAACTCTATGGATGACTTGGCTTATGCAATTGTCAGTAGTGCAAGCGTTTAAAGTAGCTGTCTTACCGTTTTTAGTGGGAGATGGCTTAAAATGTCTGATTGCCTCTCTTTTAGTTTTGAAATTAGAACAGATCTCACCAAGAAGTATTCGTTTAGCTTAA
- a CDS encoding biotin--[acetyl-CoA-carboxylase] ligase, with translation MGLTRDVLKLLKKHREQYLSAQEIATQLSSSRTAVRKAIHQLKEEGYPIHTIVNKGYQLNPACDLLSSEGIHAYLDKELKPLPIKVYQRISSTNTEAKQQALKGAPHGTVILAEEQTEGRGRLGRTFYSPKGTGIYMSVVLRPNLHLNQATQVTTTVATAICRVIEKLTDEHPKIKWVNDIYLDQQKIAGILTEAVTDFESNQVDFMIIGIGLNVCTIEFPSEINEVAGSLHPKNLTRNQLCAHLLNELFSLLSNLNDSKLLEEYKSRSNVLGQWVTFTKNQTVYEAFAEDINEQGELVVRLKNNEQMILNSGEVSIRWI, from the coding sequence ATGGGGTTAACACGTGACGTATTAAAGCTACTCAAAAAACATCGCGAGCAGTATTTATCTGCACAAGAAATAGCTACCCAATTATCATCTAGTCGAACGGCAGTACGCAAAGCTATTCACCAACTCAAAGAGGAAGGTTATCCAATTCATACGATAGTAAATAAAGGTTATCAATTAAATCCCGCTTGTGACTTATTATCTTCAGAAGGAATTCATGCTTATTTAGATAAAGAATTGAAACCACTACCGATTAAAGTCTATCAGCGAATTAGTTCGACCAATACGGAAGCCAAACAACAGGCTTTAAAGGGTGCGCCTCATGGAACGGTTATTTTAGCTGAGGAGCAGACTGAGGGACGTGGTCGTTTAGGAAGAACATTTTATTCACCTAAAGGAACAGGTATTTATATGAGTGTAGTGTTAAGACCTAATCTTCATTTAAATCAAGCGACTCAAGTCACAACAACCGTCGCAACGGCGATCTGTCGGGTGATTGAAAAACTAACTGATGAGCATCCAAAAATTAAATGGGTTAATGATATTTATTTAGATCAACAAAAAATTGCTGGAATTTTAACAGAAGCTGTCACTGATTTTGAAAGTAATCAGGTAGATTTTATGATTATAGGAATTGGATTAAATGTTTGTACCATTGAGTTTCCATCAGAGATTAATGAAGTAGCAGGTTCATTACATCCAAAAAATTTGACGCGTAATCAGCTGTGTGCTCATCTACTAAATGAACTCTTTTCACTCCTTTCAAATCTTAACGATTCGAAGCTACTAGAAGAATATAAGTCACGATCAAATGTTTTAGGACAGTGGGTGACGTTTACGAAAAATCAAACCGTTTATGAAGCTTTCGCTGAAGATATTAATGAACAAGGAGAGTTAGTGGTACGATTAAAAAATAATGAACAAATGATTTTAAACTCAGGAGAAGTTTCTATTCGATGGATATAG
- a CDS encoding TM2 domain-containing protein, with protein MYCRNCGKELNENADYCTHCGVATTKGNSYCGVCGSETNENADICVSCGTNLRKQPKEAKSKIVAGLLGIFLGAFGIHRFYLGYTTIAVIQLV; from the coding sequence ATGTATTGTCGAAATTGTGGGAAAGAATTAAATGAAAATGCTGATTACTGTACGCACTGTGGGGTAGCAACGACGAAAGGAAACAGTTATTGTGGTGTTTGTGGATCGGAGACGAATGAAAATGCTGATATTTGTGTGAGTTGTGGAACAAATTTAAGAAAACAACCAAAAGAAGCTAAATCAAAAATCGTGGCTGGTTTATTAGGAATTTTCTTAGGAGCTTTTGGAATTCATCGCTTTTATTTAGGATATACAACTATAGCCGTCATTCAGCTCGTTTGA
- a CDS encoding DEAD/DEAH box helicase has product MTKFNEFNLSPDILKALDGLGYHEATEVQLQVIPAVLNKEDLVVQSKTGSGKTASYGIPVCEQMDWEENKPQTLILVPTRELAVQIQEELMHIGRFKRLKVVAVYGKSPFKDQAQQLKQKTHIVVGTPGRVLDHLERGTLSLKQMNTLILDEADEMLNMGFFETVEMILKMTPQTRQTLLFSATMPTRIKELANRYLINPSEIKIESESIATDLVEHALYSVRMQEKVRLLQDLLTVETPDRCIVFCSTREAVEALYQGLKAKGYPTNRLHGGMEQKDRLEVMRNFKMGQFAFLIATDVAARGIDISDLTHVFNFDLPDDQEAFVHRIGRVGRAGKVGKAITFVTPFETKLLDQIQKYIGFELPEMERPVATEVEKAKAAFLTKLKQRPKASLQKRADTNNEIMKIYLNGGKKKKLRAIDFVGTILSIEGIEKEDIGIIDIKDQVTYIDILNGKGWTVIDGLKTKTIKGKKIKAQKAYN; this is encoded by the coding sequence ATGACAAAATTTAATGAATTCAACCTTAGTCCTGATATTTTAAAAGCGTTAGATGGACTAGGATATCATGAAGCAACAGAGGTACAGTTACAGGTCATTCCGGCTGTTTTAAATAAAGAAGATTTAGTGGTGCAATCCAAAACAGGAAGTGGAAAAACAGCTTCTTATGGAATTCCTGTTTGTGAACAAATGGATTGGGAAGAGAATAAACCACAAACATTGATTTTAGTGCCAACACGTGAATTAGCTGTTCAAATTCAAGAAGAACTAATGCATATTGGACGCTTTAAGCGACTCAAGGTGGTTGCTGTTTATGGGAAATCACCATTTAAAGATCAAGCTCAACAATTAAAACAAAAGACACATATTGTTGTTGGAACTCCTGGTCGAGTGCTTGATCATCTTGAGCGTGGAACGTTGAGTTTAAAACAAATGAACACACTTATTTTAGATGAAGCTGATGAAATGTTAAATATGGGGTTCTTCGAGACAGTTGAAATGATTTTAAAAATGACACCCCAAACACGTCAAACTTTATTATTTTCAGCTACTATGCCAACTCGTATTAAAGAGTTAGCGAATCGCTATTTAATAAATCCGAGTGAAATTAAAATTGAATCTGAATCGATTGCCACGGATTTAGTTGAGCATGCGTTATATTCAGTTCGTATGCAGGAAAAAGTTCGTTTATTACAAGATTTATTAACGGTAGAAACACCGGATCGTTGTATTGTTTTTTGTTCGACGCGAGAAGCAGTCGAAGCTTTATATCAAGGACTCAAGGCAAAAGGTTATCCAACGAATCGTTTACATGGTGGAATGGAGCAAAAGGATCGCCTTGAAGTCATGCGAAATTTCAAAATGGGACAGTTTGCATTTCTAATCGCAACCGATGTCGCTGCACGTGGAATTGATATTAGTGATTTAACACATGTATTTAACTTTGATTTACCAGATGATCAAGAAGCTTTCGTTCATCGAATTGGTCGTGTTGGACGTGCAGGGAAAGTCGGAAAAGCGATTACGTTTGTGACGCCGTTTGAGACTAAGTTGCTTGATCAAATTCAAAAATACATTGGTTTTGAATTACCAGAGATGGAACGTCCTGTGGCAACAGAAGTTGAAAAAGCAAAAGCTGCCTTTTTAACAAAATTAAAACAACGTCCAAAAGCAAGTCTACAAAAACGCGCTGACACGAATAATGAAATTATGAAAATTTATTTAAACGGTGGAAAGAAAAAGAAACTACGTGCGATTGATTTTGTTGGAACAATTTTATCCATTGAAGGGATAGAAAAAGAGGATATTGGAATTATTGATATTAAAGATCAAGTCACTTACATTGATATTTTAAATGGAAAAGGTTGGACAGTTATTGATGGCTTAAAAACCAAAACGATCAAAGGTAAAAAAATAAAAGCACAAAAAGCATATAACTAG